In the genome of Meles meles chromosome 16, mMelMel3.1 paternal haplotype, whole genome shotgun sequence, one region contains:
- the LOC123926838 gene encoding cytochrome c oxidase subunit 5B, mitochondrial, with translation MASRLLRGVGALAAQALRARGPNGVAAVRTMASGGGVPTDDDQATGLEREVMMAARKGLDPYNMLAPKAASGTKEDPNLVPSITNKRIVGCICEEDNSTVIWFWLHKGEAQRCPSCGTHYKLVPHQLAH, from the exons ATGGCTTCAAGGTTACTTCGCGGAGTTGGAGCGTTGGCCGCGCAGGCCCTCAGGGCCCGCGGTCCCAATGGAGTCGCCGCGGTGCGCACCATGGCATCTGGAG GTGGTGTTCCTACTGACGATGACCAGGCGACTGGGCTGGAGAGGGAGGTCATGATGGCTGCACGGAAAGGACTG GACCCATACAATATGCTAGCCCCAAAGGCAGCTTCAGGCACCAAGGAAGACCCTAATTTAGTCCCATCTATCACCAACAAGCGAATAGTGGGCTGCATCT GTGAAGAGGACAATAGTACCGTCATCTGGTTCTGGCTCCACAAAGGCGAGGCCCAGCGATGCCCTAGCTGTGGAACTCATTACAAGCTGGTGCCCCACCAGCTGGCCCACTGA
- the ACTR1B gene encoding beta-centractin, whose product MESYDIIANQPVVIDNGSGVIKAGFAGDQIPKYCFPNYVGRPKHMRVMAGALEGDLFIGPKAEEHRGLLAIRYPMEHGVVRDWNDMERIWQYVYSKDQLQTFSEEHPVLLTEAPLNPSKNREKAAEVFFETFNVPALFISMQAVLSLYATGRTTGVVLDSGDGVTHAVPIYEGFAMPHSIMRVDIAGRDVSRYLRLLLCKEGVDFHTSAEFEVVRTIKERACYLSINPQKDEALETEKVQYTLPDGSMLDVGPARFRAPELLFQPDLVGDESEGLHEVLAFAIHKSDMDLRRTLFANIVLSGGSTLFKGFGDRLLSEVKKLAPKDVKIKISAPQERLYSTWIGGSILASLDTFKKMWVSKKEYEEDGSRAIHRKTF is encoded by the exons ATGGAGTCCTACGACATTATCGCCAACCAGCCTGTGGTCATCGACAAC GGTTCGGGGGTGATCAAGGCTGGCTTTGCAGGAGATCAGATTCCCAAATACTGTTTCCCAAACTA TGTTGGGCGTCCCAAGCACATGCGAGTGATGGCTGGAGCCCTGGAGGGGGATCTCTTCATTGGACCAAAAGCAGAG GAGCACCGAGGGCTGCTGGCCATCCGCTACCCCATGGAGCACGGTGTGGTGCGGGACTGGAACGACATGGAGCGCATCTGGCAGTATGTCTACTCCAAAGATCAGCTGCAGACTTTCTCCGAGGAG CATCCTGTGCTCCTAACAGAGGCTCCACTCAACCCAAGTAAGAACCGGGAGAAGGCAGCAGAGGTGTTCTTCGAAACCTTCAACGTGCCAGCCCTGTTTATCTCCATGCAGGCAGTGCTCAGCCT GTATGCAACAGGACGCACGACAGGAGTGGTTTTAGACTCAGGAGATGGGGTCACTCATGCTGTCCCCATCTACGAGGGCTTTGCCATGCCTCACTCCATCATGCGGGTGGACATTGCCGGCCGTGACGTCTCCCGCTATCTCCGGCTCCTGCTGTGCAAGGAAGGAGTTGACTTTCACACCTCAGCCGAGTTTGAGGTTGTCCGGACCATCAAAGAG cgagcctgctacCTATCCATCAACCCACAGAAGGATGAGGCTCTAGAGACAGAGAAGGTGCAGTACACCTTGCCAGACGGCAGCATGCTCGAC GTGGGGCCAGCGCGCTTCCGGGCCCCCGAGCTGCTGTTCCAGCCAGACCTGGTAGGTGATGAGAGTGAGGGGCTCCACGAGGTGCTGGCCTTCGCCATCCACAAGTCCGACATGGACCTTCGCCGGACGCTGTTCGCCAACATCGTGCTGTCAGGTGGCTCCACGCTTTTCAAAG GCTTTGGTGACCGATTGCTAAGTGAAGTGAAGAAGCTTGCCCCAAAGGATGTCAAAATCAAG ATCTCGGCCCCACAGGAACGGCTGTACTCCACGTGGATTGG TGGCTCCATCCTGGCCTCGCTTGATACTTTTAAGAAGATGTGGGTATCCAAAAAGGAGTATGAAGAGGATGGCTCCCGTGCTATTCATCGTAAAACTTTCTAG